In Capra hircus breed San Clemente chromosome 26, ASM170441v1, whole genome shotgun sequence, the following are encoded in one genomic region:
- the JAKMIP3 gene encoding janus kinase and microtubule-interacting protein 3 isoform X4, translated as MSKKGAGGRSKGDKAEVLAALQAANEDLRAKLTETQIELQQEKSKVGRVEREKNQELRQVREHEQHRSAVLLTELRTKLHEEKMKELQALREALLRQHEAELLRVIRTKDSENQRLQALLHAVRDGGPDRARTVLLSEAKEEAKKGFEVEKVKMQQEISELKGAKRQVEEALTLVIRADKIKAAEIRSVYHLHQEEISRIKKECEREIRRLMEEIKFKDRAVFVLERELGVQAGHAQRLQLQKEALDEQLSQVKETDRHPGSPRRELPHASGAGDASDHSGSPEQQLDEKDARRFQLKIAELSAIIRKLEDRNALLSEERNELLKRVREAESQYKPLLDKNKRLTRKNEDLSHSLRRMENKLKFVTQENIEMRQRAGIIRRPSSLNDLDQSQDEREVDFLKLQIVEQQHLIDELSKTLETAGYVKSVLERDKLLRYRKQRKKMAKLPKPVVVETFFGYDEEASLESDGSSISHQTDRTDRTPCSPDDDLEEGMAKEETELRFRQLTMEYQALQRAYALLQEQVGGTLDAEREVKTREQLQVDVQRAQARIEDLQKALAEQGQDMKWIEEKQALFRRNQELVEKIKQMETEEARLKHDVQDAKDQNELLEFRILELEERERKSPAITFHHTPFVDGKSPLQAYCEAEGVTDILVSELMKKLDLLGDNAVSNLTNEEQVVVIQARTVLTLAEKWLQQIEETESALQRKMVDLESEKELFSKQKGYLDEELDYRKQCLDQAHKRILELEAMLYDALQQEAGAKVAELLSEEEREKLGVAVEQWKRQVMSELRERDAQILRERMELLQLAQQRIKELEERIEAQKRQIKELEEKFLFLFLFFSLAFILWS; from the exons ATGTCCAAGAAGGGCGCAGGCGGCCGGAGCAAGGGGGACAAGGCGGAGGTCCTCGCCGCCCTGCAGGCTGCCAACGAGGACCTGCGGGCCAAGCTCACTGAGACCCAGATCGAGCTGCAGCAGGAAAAGAGCAAG GTCGGCCGGGTGGAGAGGGAGAAGAACCAGGAGCTCAGGCAGGTGCGGGAGCACGAGCAGCACAGGAGCGCCGTCCTGCTCACCGAGCTCAGGACCAAGCTGCACGAGGAGAAGATGAAGGAGCTGCAGGCGCTGCGGGAGGCGCTGCTGCGGCAGCACGAGGCCGAGCTGCTGCGCGTCATCAGGACCAAGGACAGCGAGAACCAGCGGCTGCAGGCGCTGCTGCACGCCGTGCGCGACGGCGGCCCGGACAGGGCGCGCACCGTGCTGCTGTCCGAGGCCAAGGAGGAGGCCAAGAAGGGCTTCGAGGTGGAGAAGGTGAAGATGCAGCAAGAGATCTCGGAGCTGAAGGGCGCCAAGAGGCAGGTGGAGGAGGCGCTGACCCTGGTCATCCGCGCCGACAAGATCAAGGCCGCGGAGATCCGGAGCGTGTACCACCTGCACCAGGAGGAGATCTCCCGCATCAAGAAGGAGTGCGAGCGCGAGATCCGCCGGCTG ATGGAGGAGATAAAATTTAAAGACAGAGCAGTCTTCGTGCTGGAGAGAGAGTTAGGGGTTCAAGCCGGGCATGCTCAGAGACTCCAGCTCCAAAAAGAGGCTCTAGACGAGCAGCTGTCCCAGGTCAAAGAGACCGACCGGCACCCGGGCAGCCCCAGGCGGGAGCTTCCTCACGCAAGCGGTGCAGGAGACGCCTCAGACCACTCGGGAAGCCCT gaACAGCAGTTGGATGAAAAGGATGCTCGGCGTTTCCAACTTAAGATTGCGGAGCTGAGCGCGATCATCCGGAAACTCGAGGACCGCAATGCCCTGCTGTCGGAGGAGCGGAACGAACTG TTGAAGCGTGTAAGGGAAGCTGAAAGTCAGTACAAGCCATTGCTGGACAAAAACAAACGCCTCACTCGGAAGAACGAAGATCTGTCCCACAGTTTACGTCGGATGGAAAACAAGTTAAAATTTGTCACCCAGGAGAACATAGAGATG AGGCAGAGAGCAGGGATCATACGGAGACCCAGCTCCTTGAACGACCTGGATCAGAGTCAGGACGAGCGGGAGGTGGACTTCCTGAAGTTGCAGATTGTTGAGCAGCAGCACCTCATAGACGAGCTCTCCAAG ACCCTGGAGACCGCTGGCTACGTGAAGAGCGTGTTA GAACGTGATAAGCTTTTAAGATAtcggaaacaaagaaagaaaatggcgaAACTCCCCAAG CCGGTTGTCGTGGAGACCTTCTTTGGCTATGATGAAGAGGCTTCTCTGGAGTCGGACGGTTCTTCCATCTCTCACCAAACGGACAGGACGGACCGGACCCCGTGCAGCCCAGACGACGACCTGGAGGAG GGCATGGCCAAGGAGGAGACAGAGCTGCGGTTCCGCCAGCTAACCATGGAGTACCAGGCTCTGCAGCGGGCCTACGCGCTGCTGCAAGAGCAGGTCGGAGGGACGCTGGACGCAGAGCGAGAAGTTAAG ACCCGTGAGCAGCTGCAGGTGGACGTGCAGCGGGCGCAGGCACGCATCGAGGACCTGCAGAAGGCCCTGGCCGAGCAGGGGCAG GATATGAAGTGGATTGAAGAGAAGCAAGCGCTGTTTCGGAGAAATCAGGAGCTTGTGGAAAAG attaaacAAATGGAGACAGAAGAAGCTCGGTTAAAACACGACGTCCAGGATGCGAAGGACCAGAATGAGCTGCTGGAATTCCGGATCCtggagctggag gagagggagaggaagtcTCCCGCCATCACCTTCCACCACACCCCTTTCGTGGACGGGAAGAGCCCCCTGCAGGCGTACTGCGAGGCGGAAGGCGTGACG GACATCCTGGTCTCAGAGCTGATGAAGAAGCTGGACCTGCTGGGGGACAACGCCGTAAGT AATCTGACCAATGAGGAGCAAGTGGTCGTCATCCAAGCCAGGACAGTCCTGACCTTAGCCGAGAAG TGGCTCCAGCAGATCGAGGAGACGGAGTCGGCCCTGCAGCGGAAGATGGTGGACCTAGAGAGCGAGAAG GAGCTGTTCAGTAAGCAGAAGGGCTACCTGGACGAGGAGCTCGACTACCGGAAGCAGTGCTTGGACCAGGCTCACAAG CGCATCCTGGAGCTGGAAGCCATGCTGTACGATGCCCTGCAGCAGGAGGCCGGGGCCAAAGTGGCTGAGCTGCTATCCGAGGAGGAGCGCGAGAAGCTCGGGGTGGCGGTGGAGCAGTGGAAGCGCCAGGTCATGAGCGAGCTCCGGGAGCGGGACGCCCAGATCCTGCGGGAGCGCATGGAGCTTTTGCAACTGGCGCAGCAG AGAATTAAAGAATTAGAAGAAAGAATAGAAGCCCAGAAGAGGCAAATAAAGGAACTGGAGGAAAAG
- the JAKMIP3 gene encoding janus kinase and microtubule-interacting protein 3 isoform X5, producing MSKKGAGGRSKGDKAEVLAALQAANEDLRAKLTETQIELQQEKSKVGRVEREKNQELRQVREHEQHRSAVLLTELRTKLHEEKMKELQALREALLRQHEAELLRVIRTKDSENQRLQALLHAVRDGGPDRARTVLLSEAKEEAKKGFEVEKVKMQQEISELKGAKRQVEEALTLVIRADKIKAAEIRSVYHLHQEEISRIKKECEREIRRLMEEIKFKDRAVFVLERELGVQAGHAQRLQLQKEALDEQLSQVKETDRHPGSPRRELPHASGAGDASDHSGSPEQQLDEKDARRFQLKIAELSAIIRKLEDRNALLSEERNELLKRVREAESQYKPLLDKNKRLTRKNEDLSHSLRRMENKLKFVTQENIEMRQRAGIIRRPSSLNDLDQSQDEREVDFLKLQIVEQQHLIDELSKTLETAGYVKSVLERDKLLRYRKQRKKMAKLPKPVVVETFFGYDEEASLESDGSSISHQTDRTDRTPCSPDDDLEEGMAKEETELRFRQLTMEYQALQRAYALLQEQVGGTLDAEREVKTREQLQVDVQRAQARIEDLQKALAEQGQDMKWIEEKQALFRRNQELVEKIKQMETEEARLKHDVQDAKDQNELLEFRILELEERERKSPAITFHHTPFVDGKSPLQAYCEAEGVTDILVSELMKKLDLLGDNANLTNEEQVVVIQARTVLTLAEKWLQQIEETESALQRKMVDLESEKELFSKQKGYLDEELDYRKQCLDQAHKRILELEAMLYDALQQEAGAKVAELLSEEEREKLGVAVEQWKRQVMSELRERDAQILRERMELLQLAQQRIKELEERIEAQKRQIKELEEKFLFLFLFFSLAFILWS from the exons ATGTCCAAGAAGGGCGCAGGCGGCCGGAGCAAGGGGGACAAGGCGGAGGTCCTCGCCGCCCTGCAGGCTGCCAACGAGGACCTGCGGGCCAAGCTCACTGAGACCCAGATCGAGCTGCAGCAGGAAAAGAGCAAG GTCGGCCGGGTGGAGAGGGAGAAGAACCAGGAGCTCAGGCAGGTGCGGGAGCACGAGCAGCACAGGAGCGCCGTCCTGCTCACCGAGCTCAGGACCAAGCTGCACGAGGAGAAGATGAAGGAGCTGCAGGCGCTGCGGGAGGCGCTGCTGCGGCAGCACGAGGCCGAGCTGCTGCGCGTCATCAGGACCAAGGACAGCGAGAACCAGCGGCTGCAGGCGCTGCTGCACGCCGTGCGCGACGGCGGCCCGGACAGGGCGCGCACCGTGCTGCTGTCCGAGGCCAAGGAGGAGGCCAAGAAGGGCTTCGAGGTGGAGAAGGTGAAGATGCAGCAAGAGATCTCGGAGCTGAAGGGCGCCAAGAGGCAGGTGGAGGAGGCGCTGACCCTGGTCATCCGCGCCGACAAGATCAAGGCCGCGGAGATCCGGAGCGTGTACCACCTGCACCAGGAGGAGATCTCCCGCATCAAGAAGGAGTGCGAGCGCGAGATCCGCCGGCTG ATGGAGGAGATAAAATTTAAAGACAGAGCAGTCTTCGTGCTGGAGAGAGAGTTAGGGGTTCAAGCCGGGCATGCTCAGAGACTCCAGCTCCAAAAAGAGGCTCTAGACGAGCAGCTGTCCCAGGTCAAAGAGACCGACCGGCACCCGGGCAGCCCCAGGCGGGAGCTTCCTCACGCAAGCGGTGCAGGAGACGCCTCAGACCACTCGGGAAGCCCT gaACAGCAGTTGGATGAAAAGGATGCTCGGCGTTTCCAACTTAAGATTGCGGAGCTGAGCGCGATCATCCGGAAACTCGAGGACCGCAATGCCCTGCTGTCGGAGGAGCGGAACGAACTG TTGAAGCGTGTAAGGGAAGCTGAAAGTCAGTACAAGCCATTGCTGGACAAAAACAAACGCCTCACTCGGAAGAACGAAGATCTGTCCCACAGTTTACGTCGGATGGAAAACAAGTTAAAATTTGTCACCCAGGAGAACATAGAGATG AGGCAGAGAGCAGGGATCATACGGAGACCCAGCTCCTTGAACGACCTGGATCAGAGTCAGGACGAGCGGGAGGTGGACTTCCTGAAGTTGCAGATTGTTGAGCAGCAGCACCTCATAGACGAGCTCTCCAAG ACCCTGGAGACCGCTGGCTACGTGAAGAGCGTGTTA GAACGTGATAAGCTTTTAAGATAtcggaaacaaagaaagaaaatggcgaAACTCCCCAAG CCGGTTGTCGTGGAGACCTTCTTTGGCTATGATGAAGAGGCTTCTCTGGAGTCGGACGGTTCTTCCATCTCTCACCAAACGGACAGGACGGACCGGACCCCGTGCAGCCCAGACGACGACCTGGAGGAG GGCATGGCCAAGGAGGAGACAGAGCTGCGGTTCCGCCAGCTAACCATGGAGTACCAGGCTCTGCAGCGGGCCTACGCGCTGCTGCAAGAGCAGGTCGGAGGGACGCTGGACGCAGAGCGAGAAGTTAAG ACCCGTGAGCAGCTGCAGGTGGACGTGCAGCGGGCGCAGGCACGCATCGAGGACCTGCAGAAGGCCCTGGCCGAGCAGGGGCAG GATATGAAGTGGATTGAAGAGAAGCAAGCGCTGTTTCGGAGAAATCAGGAGCTTGTGGAAAAG attaaacAAATGGAGACAGAAGAAGCTCGGTTAAAACACGACGTCCAGGATGCGAAGGACCAGAATGAGCTGCTGGAATTCCGGATCCtggagctggag gagagggagaggaagtcTCCCGCCATCACCTTCCACCACACCCCTTTCGTGGACGGGAAGAGCCCCCTGCAGGCGTACTGCGAGGCGGAAGGCGTGACG GACATCCTGGTCTCAGAGCTGATGAAGAAGCTGGACCTGCTGGGGGACAACGCC AATCTGACCAATGAGGAGCAAGTGGTCGTCATCCAAGCCAGGACAGTCCTGACCTTAGCCGAGAAG TGGCTCCAGCAGATCGAGGAGACGGAGTCGGCCCTGCAGCGGAAGATGGTGGACCTAGAGAGCGAGAAG GAGCTGTTCAGTAAGCAGAAGGGCTACCTGGACGAGGAGCTCGACTACCGGAAGCAGTGCTTGGACCAGGCTCACAAG CGCATCCTGGAGCTGGAAGCCATGCTGTACGATGCCCTGCAGCAGGAGGCCGGGGCCAAAGTGGCTGAGCTGCTATCCGAGGAGGAGCGCGAGAAGCTCGGGGTGGCGGTGGAGCAGTGGAAGCGCCAGGTCATGAGCGAGCTCCGGGAGCGGGACGCCCAGATCCTGCGGGAGCGCATGGAGCTTTTGCAACTGGCGCAGCAG AGAATTAAAGAATTAGAAGAAAGAATAGAAGCCCAGAAGAGGCAAATAAAGGAACTGGAGGAAAAG